A single genomic interval of Aedes aegypti strain LVP_AGWG chromosome 1, AaegL5.0 Primary Assembly, whole genome shotgun sequence harbors:
- the LOC110674514 gene encoding uncharacterized protein LOC110674514, which yields MHHNHLILFITVDSVKSRWKSLRDKFVREQNELSQITTSGSAAPEKAKWKFFDELLFLKGHCQRRPTASNYRNTESSQLAEKEADNYATNDPFIPEMAPVNDENFDEPEQLDTPTTRKRVKMDSRFNEMLDKVESLCSSGPAAPSRHESFAKYLCDRLEIFPLPVARSLEIEILSRVHNVIDEFEEMEIIDNPKL from the exons ATGCATCATAATCATCTCATTTTGTTCATTACAGTCGATTCCGTCAAAAGCCGCTGGAAGAGCTTGCGAGATAAGTTTGTTCGCGAACAGAATGAACTATCGCAAATAACAACATCCGGATCAGCTGCTCCCGAAAAGGCAAAGTGGAAGTTTTTCGACGAACTACTTTTTCTGAAAGGGCATTGCCAAAGAAGACC GACAGCTTCAAACTACCGGAACACAGAATCATCGCAGCTTGCGGAAAAGGAGGCAGACAATTATGCAACAAATGATCCCTTCATCCCGGAAATGGCTCCCGTCAACGATGAGAATTTTGATGAACCAGAACAATTAGATACACCGACTACGCGAAAGAGGGTTAAAATGGATAGCAGGTTCAACGAAATGCTGGACAAAGTCGAATCCCTGTGTTCTTCAGGACCTGCCGCTCCATCCAGGCATGAATCATTTGCCAAATACCTCTGTGACCGGTTGGAAATATTTCCGCTTCCGGTTGCACGGTCTCTTGAAATTGAAATCCTATCGCGTGTTCATAATGTAATTGATGAATTTGAGGAGATGGAGATAATTGATAACCCGAAGCTCTAA